The Manis javanica isolate MJ-LG chromosome 4, MJ_LKY, whole genome shotgun sequence genome contains a region encoding:
- the LOC140849137 gene encoding uncharacterized protein produces MCQSCCSPCCQPTCCSTPCCQPSCCGSIGCGQTCCGSSCCQPCCRPTCCQTSCCRTTCCRPTCVTSCCQPTCCGSSGCGSSCCQPCCRPTCCQTSCCRTTCCRPTCVTSCCQPTCCGSSGCGSSCCQPCCRPTCCQTSCCRTTCCRPTCVTPCCQPSCCGPSGCGQTCCGSTCCQPVCSGPVYCHRTCYRPTCCSLPGCLPQSCGSSCCQPCCRPVCCQTACCQPSCC; encoded by the coding sequence ATGTGCCAGTCGTGCTGCTCCCCTTGCTGCCAGCCCACCTGCTGCAGCActccctgctgccagccctcctGCTGTGGGTCCATTGGCTGTGGACAGACCTGCTGTgggtccagctgctgccagccttgCTGCCGCCCAACCTGCTGTCAAACCAGCTGCTGCAGGACCACCTGCTGCCGGCCGACTTGTGTgacctcctgctgccagcccacctGCTGTGGGTCTAGTGGCTGTgggtccagctgctgccagccttgCTGCCGCCCAACCTGCTGTCAAACCAGCTGCTGCAGGACCACCTGCTGCCGGCCGACTTGTGTgacctcctgctgccagcccacctGCTGTGGGTCTAGTGGCTGTgggtccagctgctgccagccttgCTGCCGCCCAACCTGCTGTCAAACCAGCTGCTGCAGGACCACCTGCTGCCGGCCGACTTGTGTGaccccctgctgccagccctcctGCTGTGGGCCTAGTGGCTGTGGACAGACCTGCTGTGGATCCACCTGCTGCCAGCCAGTGTGCTCTGGACCCGTGTACTGCCACAGAACCTGCTACCGGCCCACCTGCTGCAgcctgcctggctgcctgccacAGAGCTGTGGatccagctgctgccagccttgCTGCCGCCCGGTGTGCTGTCAGACCGCCTGCTGCCAGCCTTCCTGCTGCTGA
- the LOC140849142 gene encoding uncharacterized protein isoform X1, with amino-acid sequence MCQSCCSPCCQPTCCSTPCCQPSCCGSIGCGQTCCGSSCCQPCCRPTCCQTSCCRTTCCRPTCVTSCCQPTCCGSSGCGSSCCQPCCRPTCCQTSCCRTTCCRPTCVTSCCQPTCCGSSGCGSSCCQPCCRPTCCQTSCCRTTCCRPTCVTPCCQPSCCGTSCCSPCCQPTCCSTPCCQPSCCGSIGCGQTCCGSSCCQPCCRPTCCQTSCCRTTCCRPTCVTSCCQPTCCGSSGCGSSCCQPCCRPTCCQTSCCRTTCCRPTCVTSCCQPTCCGSSGCGSSCCQPCCRPTCCQTSCCRTTCCRPTCVTPCCQPSCCGPSGCGQTCCGSTCCQPVCSGPVYCHRTCYRPTCCSLPGCLPQSCGSSCCQPCCRPVCCQTACCQPSCC; translated from the exons ATGTGCCAGTCGTGCTGCTCCCCTTGCTGCCAGCCCACCTGCTGCAGCActccctgctgccagccctcctGCTGTGGGTCCATTGGCTGTGGACAGACCTGCTGTgggtccagctgctgccagccttgCTGCCGCCCAACCTGCTGTCAAACCAGCTGCTGCAGGACCACCTGCTGCCGGCCGACTTGTGTgacctcctgctgccagcccacctGCTGTGGGTCTAGTGGCTGTgggtccagctgctgccagccttgCTGCCGCCCAACCTGCTGTCAAACCAGCTGCTGCAGGACCACCTGCTGCCGGCCGACTTGTGTgacctcctgctgccagcccacctGCTGTGGGTCTAGTGGCTGTgggtccagctgctgccagccttgCTGCCGCCCAACCTGCTGTCAAACCAGCTGCTGCAGGACCACCTGCTGCCGGCCGACTTGTGTGaccccctgctgccagccctcctGCTGTGG AACA TCGTGCTGCTCCCCTTGCTGCCAGCCCACCTGCTGCAGCActccctgctgccagccctcctGCTGTGGGTCCATTGGCTGTGGACAGACCTGCTGTgggtccagctgctgccagccttgCTGCCGCCCAACCTGCTGTCAAACCAGCTGCTGCAGGACCACCTGCTGCCGGCCGACTTGTGTgacctcctgctgccagcccacctGCTGTGGGTCTAGTGGCTGTgggtccagctgctgccagccttgCTGCCGCCCAACCTGCTGTCAAACCAGCTGCTGCAGGACCACCTGCTGCCGGCCGACTTGTGTgacctcctgctgccagcccacctGCTGTGGGTCTAGTGGCTGTgggtccagctgctgccagccttgCTGCCGCCCAACCTGCTGTCAAACCAGCTGCTGCAGGACCACCTGCTGCCGGCCGACTTGTGTGaccccctgctgccagccctcctGCTGTGGGCCTAGTGGCTGTGGACAGACCTGCTGTGGATCCACCTGCTGCCAGCCAGTGTGCTCTGGACCCGTGTACTGCCACAGAACCTGCTACCGGCCCACCTGCTGCAgcctgcctggctgcctgccacAGAGCTGTGGatccagctgctgccagccttgCTGCCGCCCGGTGTGCTGTCAGACCGCCTGCTGCCAGCCTTCCTGCTGCTGA
- the LOC140849142 gene encoding uncharacterized protein isoform X2: MCQSCCSPCCQPTCCSTPCCQPSCCGSIGCGQTCCGSSCCQPCCRPTCCQTSCCRTTCCRPTCVTSCCQPTCCGSSGCGSSCCQPCCRPTCCQTSCCRTTCCRPTCVTSCCQPTCCGSSGCGSSCCQPCCRPTCCQTSCCRTTCCRPTCVTPCCQPSCCGSSGCGQTCCGSTCCQPVCGSSCCQPCCRPVCCQTACWRPTCCSTPCCQPSCCGSIGCGQTCCGSSCCQPCCRPTCCQTSCCRTTCCRPTCVTSCCQPTCCGSSGCGSSCCQPCCRPTCCQTSCCRTTCCRPTCVTSCCQPTCCGSSGCGSSCCQPCCRPTCCQTSCCRTTCCRPTCVTPCCQPSCCGPSGCGQTCCGSTCCQPVCSGPVYCHRTCYRPTCCSLPGCLPQSCGSSCCQPCCRPVCCQTACCQPSCC, from the exons ATGTGCCAGTCGTGCTGCTCCCCTTGCTGCCAGCCCACCTGCTGCAGCActccctgctgccagccctcctGCTGTGGGTCCATTGGCTGTGGACAGACCTGCTGTgggtccagctgctgccagccttgCTGCCGCCCAACCTGCTGTCAAACCAGCTGCTGCAGGACCACCTGCTGCCGGCCGACTTGTGTgacctcctgctgccagcccacctGCTGTGGGTCTAGTGGCTGTgggtccagctgctgccagccttgCTGCCGCCCAACCTGCTGTCAAACCAGCTGCTGCAGGACCACCTGCTGCCGGCCGACTTGTGTgacctcctgctgccagcccacctGCTGTGGGTCTAGTGGCTGTgggtccagctgctgccagccttgCTGCCGCCCAACCTGCTGTCAAACCAGCTGCTGCAGGACCACCTGCTGCCGGCCGACTTGTGTGaccccctgctgccagccctcctGCTGTGGGTCTAGTGGCTGTGGACAGACCTGCTGTGGATCCACCTGCTGCCAGCCAGT CTGTGGatccagctgctgccagccttgCTGCCGCCCGGTGTGCTGTCAGACCGCCT GCTGGCGC CCCACCTGCTGCAGCActccctgctgccagccctcctGCTGTGGGTCCATTGGCTGTGGACAGACCTGCTGTgggtccagctgctgccagccttgCTGCCGCCCAACCTGCTGTCAAACCAGCTGCTGCAGGACCACCTGCTGCCGGCCGACTTGTGTgacctcctgctgccagcccacctGCTGTGGGTCTAGTGGCTGTgggtccagctgctgccagccttgCTGCCGCCCAACCTGCTGTCAAACCAGCTGCTGCAGGACCACCTGCTGCCGGCCGACTTGTGTgacctcctgctgccagcccacctGCTGTGGGTCTAGTGGCTGTgggtccagctgctgccagccttgCTGCCGCCCAACCTGCTGTCAAACCAGCTGCTGCAGGACCACCTGCTGCCGGCCGACTTGTGTGaccccctgctgccagccctcctGCTGTGGGCCTAGTGGCTGTGGACAGACCTGCTGTGGATCCACCTGCTGCCAGCCAGTGTGCTCTGGACCCGTGTACTGCCACAGAACCTGCTACCGGCCCACCTGCTGCAgcctgcctggctgcctgccacAGAGCTGTGGatccagctgctgccagccttgCTGCCGCCCGGTGTGCTGTCAGACCGCCTGCTGCCAGCCTTCCTGCTGCTGA
- the LOC140849134 gene encoding uncharacterized protein encodes MCQSCCSPCCQPTCCSTPCCQPSCCGSIGCGQTCCGSSCCQPCCRPTCCQTSCCRTTCCRPTCVTSCCQPTCCGSSGCGSSCCQPCCRPTCCQTSCCRTTCCRPTCVTSCCQPTCCGSSGCGSSCCQPCCRPTCCQTSCCRTTCCRPTCVTPCCQPSCCGPSGCGQTCCGSTCCQPVCSGPVYCHRTCYRPTCCSLPGCLPQSCGSSCCQPCCRPVCCQTACCQPSCC; translated from the coding sequence ATGTGCCAGTCGTGCTGCTCCCCTTGCTGCCAGCCCACCTGCTGCAGCActccctgctgccagccctcctGCTGTGGGTCCATTGGCTGTGGACAGACCTGCTGTgggtccagctgctgccagccttgCTGCCGCCCAACCTGCTGTCAAACCAGCTGCTGCAGGACCACCTGCTGCCGGCCGACTTGTGTgacctcctgctgccagcccacctGCTGTGGGTCTAGTGGCTGTgggtccagctgctgccagccttgCTGCCGCCCAACCTGCTGTCAAACCAGCTGCTGCAGGACCACCTGCTGCCGGCCGACTTGTGTgacctcctgctgccagcccacctGCTGTGGGTCTAGTGGCTGTgggtccagctgctgccagccttgCTGCCGCCCAACCTGCTGTCAAACCAGCTGCTGCAGGACCACCTGCTGCCGGCCGACTTGTGTGaccccctgctgccagccctcctGCTGTGGGCCTAGTGGCTGTGGACAGACCTGCTGTGGATCCACCTGCTGCCAGCCAGTGTGCTCTGGACCCGTGTACTGCCACAGAACCTGCTACCGGCCCACCTGCTGCAgcctgcctggctgcctgccacAGAGCTGTGGatccagctgctgccagccttgCTGCCGCCCGGTCTGCTGTCAGACCGCCTGCTGCCAGCCTTCCTGCTGCTGA